From a region of the Rhipicephalus microplus isolate Deutch F79 chromosome X, USDA_Rmic, whole genome shotgun sequence genome:
- the LOC119162362 gene encoding vesicular acetylcholine transporter isoform X2 yields MAVLPFINQDTSQLWRRINDKIEEPKSQRRLILIIVCVALLLDNMLYMVIVPIIPQYLRSIDAWYTHTEGGNMSSYVVNATVNGVVTNRTEWRRTGGHIVYEGEESAVGVLFASKAIVQLFINPFSGALIDRIGYDIPMMFGLSIMFLSTAIFACGKSYGVLFFARSLQGVGSAFADTSGLAMIADRFTEESERTKALGIALAFISFGCLVAPPFGGLLYEFAGKEVPFIILSLVSLIDGILLLFVMQPVKQQMRAMGVERPAGTPIWRLFIDPYIAVAAGALMMSNVSLAFLEPTISIWMKDNMHVDDWQIGLIWLPAFFPHVAGVYLTVRMARQYPQYQWAIACFGLALEGLSSFIVPFARSYWVLIIPLSGICFGIAQVDTSLLPTLGYLVDVRYVSVYGSIYAIADISYSLAYAIGPIIAGGIVESIGFTALNIFIALSNLLYCPLLMSLRHIYDYKPFESEANILMQDPPAKEYQTYRLQDGAADPLPVTNHVQQTSFMEGVTVASAHGQPQQQHQPQQIPTAGKVQAPQHQQQQRPPHKRPAAKKHVRVRGYRSSDMEMMITSSEEEEGDLE; encoded by the coding sequence ATGGCGGTGTTGCCATTCATCAACCAAGACACGTCGCAGCTATGGCGCCGGATCAACGACAAAATCGAGGAGCCCAAGAGCCAGAGGCGGCTCATCCTCATCATTGTGTGCGTGGCCCTGCTGCTGGACAACATGCTGTACATGGTCATCGTGCCGATCATCCCGCAGTACCTGCGCAGCATCGACGCCTGGTACACGCACACCGAGGGAGGCAACATGTCCTCGTATGTGGTGAATGCCACCGTGAATGGCGTGGTCACCAACCGCACCGAGTGGCGTCGCACGGGGGGTCACATCGTCTACGAAGGCGAAGAGTCAGCAGTTGGCGTTCTCTTCGCCTCCAAGGCCATCGTTCAGCTGTTTATAAACCCGTTTTCAGGGGCCCTAATCGACAGGATTGGCTATGACATTCCCATGATGTTCGGTCTCAGCATCATGTTCCTGTCCACGGCTATATTTGCCTGCGGAAAGAGCTATGGCGTACTGTTTTTTGCCAGAAGCCTCCAGGGTGTTGGCTCTGCTTTTGCGGACACTTCTGGACTTGCTATGATTGCTGATCGATTCACTGAGGAGTCTGAACGAACCAAAGCGCTTGGCATAGCCCTGGCGTTTATTTCCTTTGGATGCCTCGTCGCCCCACCATTCGGTGGTCTCCTCTACGAATTTGCAGGAAAAGAGGTTCCATTTATCATCCTCTCTCTCGTCTCGCTCATCGACGGCATCCTCCTGTTGTTCGTGATGCAGCCCGTGAAGCAGCAAATGCGTGCAATGGGCGTCGAACGGCCCGCTGGCACACCCATCTGGCGCCTGTTCATCGACCCGTACATCGCAGTGGCTGCTGGGGCACTTATGATGTCCAACGTGTCACTGGCCTTCCTTGAACCAACCATCTCCATCTGGATGAAGGATAATATGCACGTTGACGACTGGCAGATTGGCCTTATTTGGTTGCCAGCTTTCTTCCCGCACGTGGCGGGCGTTTACTTGACAGTGCGCATGGCACGCCAGTACCCACAATACCAATGGGCTATCGCTTGCTTTGGCCTAGCGCTTGAAGGGCTCAGCAGCTTTATCGTGCCCTTCGCCCGCTCCTACTGGGTGCTCATCATACCCCTCTCGGGCATATGTTTTGGCATCGCCCAGGTCGACACCTCCCTGCTGCCCACGCTGGGATACCTGGTCGACGTGCGTTACGTGTCTGTCTACGGCTCCATTTACGCCATCGCTGACATCTCGTACTCGCTGGCGTACGCCATCGGCCCCATCATCGCTGGCGGTATTGTCGAGAGCATTGGATTTACGGCACTCAACATCTTCATAGCCTTGTCTAATCTTCTCTACTGCCCACTGCTTATGTCGCTGAGACACATCTACGACTACAAGCCATTCGAGAGCGAGGCCAACATATTGATGCAGGACCCTCCAGCCAAGGAGTATCAGACCTACAGGCTTCAAGACGGTGCAGCAGATCCACTACCAGTGACGAATCACGTGCAACAGACCTCCTTTATGGAAGGTGTAACCGTCGCTTCTGCACATGGACAACCTCAACAGCAACACCAGCCCCAGCAAATTCCGACTGCAGGAAAGGTACAGGCACCACAGCACCAGCAGCAACAACGACCTCCGCATAAGCGTCCCGCCGCGAAGAAGCACGTGCGCGTCAGAGGGTACAGATCTTCGGACATGGAAATGATGATCACTAGCTCCGAGGAAGAAGAGGGTGACCTCGAGTGA